From the Candidatus Omnitrophota bacterium genome, one window contains:
- the plsY gene encoding glycerol-3-phosphate 1-O-acyltransferase PlsY, whose protein sequence is MAETWMTVFLIIAAFIAGSVPFGWIYVKLFKGRDVRELGSGSTGATNVYRAAGLAAALLVFFLDFAKGFIFPFFFGGSYALKIALGLIVILGHNFSIFLKGRGGKGVASSAGVAAALAPFCLLSSFAVFVFVFIFSRIISFSSIIAAGFFPVFCFVFGMPTEIKFFALATFVFVVFSHRSNIRRLFSGEEKRIVKP, encoded by the coding sequence ATGGCAGAAACTTGGATGACTGTTTTTTTGATCATCGCCGCGTTCATCGCGGGATCAGTTCCTTTCGGCTGGATCTATGTCAAGCTGTTCAAGGGCAGGGATGTGCGGGAACTCGGTTCCGGTTCCACCGGCGCCACGAATGTTTACAGGGCCGCGGGGCTGGCGGCGGCGCTCCTTGTTTTTTTTCTGGATTTTGCCAAAGGTTTTATTTTCCCTTTTTTCTTCGGAGGAAGCTATGCTCTGAAGATCGCTCTGGGCCTGATAGTTATCCTCGGCCACAATTTTTCAATTTTTCTTAAAGGCAGGGGCGGCAAAGGCGTTGCCTCTTCCGCGGGCGTGGCGGCGGCGCTGGCGCCTTTTTGTCTGCTGTCAAGTTTTGCCGTTTTTGTTTTTGTCTTCATTTTCTCGCGCATAATCTCGTTTTCATCCATTATAGCCGCGGGATTTTTCCCCGTGTTCTGTTTTGTTTTCGGTATGCCGACGGAGATTAAATTTTTTGCTTTGGCGACGTTTGTGTTCGTTGTGTTTTCGCACAGATCAAATATCAGAAGACTTTTCAGTGGCGAGGAAAAGAGGATAGTCAAGCCGTGA
- a CDS encoding YjbQ family protein, which translates to MIIKTNTIKFATKGDFDIVDMTARLQEAVCASGVSDGMVNVFAPGATGAVTAIECESGLLEDFRDFFEKIIPTLGEYKHNLSHAARNGHSHVRASLIGPDMTIPVRKGQVFLGVWQRIVFIDTDSCPRERELMVTVMGGGGKNG; encoded by the coding sequence ATGATTATAAAGACGAACACCATAAAATTCGCCACGAAAGGGGATTTTGATATTGTGGATATGACAGCCCGGCTCCAGGAAGCGGTTTGCGCTTCGGGCGTTTCCGACGGAATGGTGAATGTGTTCGCCCCCGGCGCAACAGGAGCCGTAACGGCCATAGAGTGCGAGAGCGGCCTTCTGGAGGATTTCAGGGATTTCTTTGAGAAGATCATCCCCACGCTGGGCGAATACAAGCACAACTTGTCCCACGCCGCGCGCAACGGCCATTCCCATGTGCGGGCTTCCCTCATAGGGCCGGACATGACCATTCCCGTCAGAAAGGGGCAGGTATTTCTCGGCGTCTGGCAAAGGATCGTCTTCATAGATACTGACAGCTGTCCGCGAGAGAGAGAACTCATGGTCACGGTTATGGGCGGCGGAGGAAAAAATGGCTAA
- the hflX gene encoding GTPase HflX, with translation MEKVFLAGVRIKQRRQGRESGLEELRRLADTSGGTAVGESVFRIDRPNSVFYIGKGQVDFLAQQAADAGAVTVIFDINLKPGQQRNLEKALSMKVIDRTRLILDIFARSAHTQDGRDQVELAQCQYLLPRLAGMWTHLERQQGGIGMRGPGEREIETDRRRIEKRISLLKKHLDDIKKRRGIQRSRRLKLNIPVIALCGYTNSGKTTLLNTLTKSDAVARDRLFQTLQPMTRRARIFDRDVLFVDTVGFINDIPPQLINAFHSTLEEIEPASVVLVVLDGPDPDIEMHRKVVEDTLKQLAFDKIPRLYALNKCDKIYKDCHDWKFEKALFPDHDTTSECIEISALQKVGIERLKSGIYDLINK, from the coding sequence ATGGAAAAAGTTTTTTTGGCTGGAGTGAGAATAAAGCAACGGCGGCAAGGCCGCGAAAGCGGTCTTGAAGAGCTGCGCCGTCTTGCCGACACCTCAGGCGGGACTGCCGTCGGAGAATCCGTTTTCAGGATAGACAGGCCTAACAGCGTTTTTTACATAGGCAAAGGCCAGGTTGACTTCCTGGCCCAGCAGGCCGCCGACGCGGGCGCTGTAACCGTTATTTTTGACATCAATCTGAAGCCCGGCCAGCAGAGGAATCTGGAAAAAGCTCTTTCGATGAAAGTCATAGACCGCACACGGCTGATACTTGATATATTCGCGCGTTCGGCTCACACGCAGGACGGCAGGGATCAGGTGGAACTCGCCCAGTGCCAGTATCTTCTGCCGCGTCTGGCGGGAATGTGGACTCATCTTGAGCGCCAGCAGGGCGGAATAGGGATGAGAGGCCCTGGCGAAAGAGAGATTGAAACCGACCGCCGGCGTATAGAAAAAAGGATCTCGCTTTTGAAAAAACACCTCGACGACATTAAAAAAAGGCGGGGCATCCAGAGGAGCCGCCGCCTGAAATTGAACATTCCCGTGATAGCCCTGTGCGGTTACACGAATTCGGGAAAAACGACGCTTCTCAACACGCTGACCAAATCCGATGCCGTCGCCAGGGACAGGCTGTTCCAGACGCTTCAGCCCATGACAAGAAGAGCCCGGATATTTGACAGGGATGTCCTTTTTGTGGACACCGTCGGATTTATAAATGATATACCGCCGCAGCTCATCAACGCCTTCCATTCCACGCTGGAGGAGATAGAGCCCGCTTCCGTTGTTCTCGTTGTGCTGGACGGGCCCGACCCTGATATAGAGATGCACAGAAAAGTTGTGGAGGATACGCTGAAACAGCTGGCGTTTGATAAAATACCGCGGCTCTACGCGCTCAACAAATGCGATAAGATCTACAAGGATTGTCATGACTGGAAATTTGAAAAAGCGCTCTTCCCCGATCATGATACGACTTCGGAATGCATAGAGATTTCGGCTCTGCAAAAAGTGGGAATAGAGCGCTTAAAGAGCGGGATATACGACCTTATCAACAAATGA
- a CDS encoding GTP-binding protein: MHRDFGSAKSGNRALKERDIRPYQQMKIIFIGKPGVGKTTLFSRLTKRQTYSRPKDEESITSDYQTGVFERDGVTFFPVDTVGLVDGRAVREGSSSLKDADLVFVICDPLDFNATDDEIINEARKFSRKLWIVANKSESEEAEEAAEELYRYGLPVYCISALHKKGVDDLLDEAEAQEVPAVDKPDKESVSCLVVGAPNAGKSTFLNAILGESRFKTSPIPGTTNEIVAETYSSEFGLIKFYDSAGIFRRYRREELRVYNMSLFKDALRETDTVCFIIDASKQLTQKELRIAALIKHKPCLLLFNKSDITPLSKRRMFMNHASETFSFLPAPGVFMVSAAKKKGIKKAVREIVLLKERAAINFQGLDRRIKKIVEESRLHLFILSAKQVSFSPPAILIKYRSKRKPLTSADERYLERMIRENYELSGVPVKIKWQKLG; this comes from the coding sequence ATGCATAGAGATTTCGGCTCTGCAAAAAGTGGGAATAGAGCGCTTAAAGAGCGGGATATACGACCTTATCAACAAATGAAAATTATTTTTATAGGCAAACCGGGCGTGGGAAAAACCACATTGTTCTCGCGCCTGACAAAAAGGCAAACTTATTCCAGGCCGAAGGATGAGGAAAGTATCACCAGCGATTATCAGACGGGTGTTTTCGAGAGGGATGGCGTGACTTTTTTCCCGGTGGATACCGTCGGACTTGTTGACGGGCGCGCTGTCAGGGAAGGTTCGTCGTCGCTGAAAGACGCGGATCTTGTCTTTGTCATCTGCGATCCGCTGGATTTTAACGCGACAGACGATGAAATAATCAATGAGGCCAGAAAATTTTCCCGGAAACTCTGGATCGTGGCCAACAAGTCGGAGAGTGAGGAGGCCGAGGAGGCCGCGGAAGAGCTTTACCGTTATGGACTGCCCGTTTATTGCATTTCAGCCCTGCACAAAAAAGGTGTGGATGATCTTCTGGATGAGGCCGAAGCGCAGGAAGTGCCAGCCGTGGATAAACCGGATAAGGAAAGCGTCTCATGCCTGGTCGTCGGGGCTCCGAATGCGGGTAAATCCACTTTCCTGAACGCGATTCTGGGCGAGAGCCGTTTCAAAACATCTCCCATTCCCGGTACGACAAATGAGATAGTGGCCGAGACATACAGTAGCGAGTTCGGCCTTATAAAATTTTATGACAGCGCCGGCATTTTCAGAAGATACAGAAGAGAGGAGCTCAGGGTTTATAACATGAGTCTTTTCAAAGACGCATTGCGCGAGACTGACACGGTGTGTTTTATAATAGACGCGTCAAAACAGCTCACGCAGAAGGAACTGCGTATCGCAGCTCTGATAAAACACAAGCCCTGCCTTCTTTTATTCAATAAATCCGACATCACCCCCCTGTCCAAACGCCGCATGTTCATGAACCACGCGAGCGAAACATTCTCTTTCCTTCCGGCGCCCGGGGTCTTTATGGTATCGGCGGCCAAAAAAAAGGGCATAAAAAAAGCCGTCAGGGAAATTGTTCTTCTGAAAGAGCGCGCCGCCATAAACTTTCAGGGTCTGGACAGGAGGATAAAAAAGATCGTGGAGGAATCCCGCCTGCATCTTTTTATTCTCTCGGCAAAGCAGGTTTCTTTCTCACCGCCGGCAATTTTGATAAAATACAGGAGTAAAAGAAAACCGCTCACATCCGCGGATGAAAGATATCTGGAGAGGATGATCAGGGAGAATTATGAGCTTTCGGGGGTACCGGTAAAAATAAAATGGCAGAAACTTGGATGA
- a CDS encoding MBL fold metallo-hydrolase, with protein sequence MRNPFFKRAVLSCLFFLLSGQSLIAGNHIRVFYVLWGNGAYGDSIFIQLPGADKALDTADDKNVLIDGGGQSLAASSHLDNFLDYLGVTTINHMVLTHPHDDHYAGLNLVLNNYTVDNFYCTGTIEQNTVQTALNSQASCTVYKMSDYSVGSYLSGPATNVGTAWDPNVVCKVLAFNNAASDNDRSLVLKMSLGESSFLFGGDATVSVESVISSSEGPIDFYKMHHHGSSATSNDTTFLSWLAPSYSMLPTGGRSAPPPDATAISRVIDIESIIYRTDLDGTILVKADEKGNFDITRMTAFGGDKASHNPASFPGDSYGTFDLSAGMPYVLAPPALPSGLSVLARGRHEVTLDWTYDLSGSIEGYYVFYSTYQGGDPGANIAGGAWKNAGMSAETGIYQRYNSTPITNHPYSLTGLASDMPYYFRLSALTTYYYERRYSNEASTTTLPPWRPLTITTLSGMALNGEGDINLSWLAPSVSTENPTGACSRYRVIYASYSFSAFDSPYTFEITYAAPEAFGIDFSTAQPKNPGQNESFCIKNIPDGKKYFAVFGENEYGEKSDISNISSFTVTDSLPPAFISDTSVLRTGSDGIYLTWTMPGDNGTEGAVSSCQIIYAENSYFSPASTIAISGTGLTSGSKNRTLSLLSEYTRYWIKVQAADEAGNISSSTIVSCYTGTGFINTPSFSDSVSVSTSPSLDVTFKIEIDTVTAGSPSNCVELWDTRDNLGVSALTKLATNQYQVTASSDSRGFSVSPGLDFNHRYRLVVSSSLKDIDGKEMISATVYYFVTVCSPSEDNIFIGTDGSSVTVAAGQFSSPASVSFISTLPANLNPSQSAAYDSLAATYTVTGAAVRGFTVAPGTVTAVIPVSGGIPYVYNSDTLSFEKAVSYILNGEVVFEAESPAVWLFVTRDSFTVKKSAGVYAYPVPATGNKITFTNLGSSAEISVFTISGKCVLRENVTPDPVNGEWVWNFSQVSPGLYLWAVDGTSKGMLMIKR encoded by the coding sequence GTGAGAAATCCCTTTTTCAAAAGGGCAGTTTTATCCTGTCTCTTTTTTTTACTTTCCGGGCAATCGCTAATTGCGGGAAACCATATAAGGGTTTTTTATGTTCTTTGGGGCAACGGGGCTTATGGTGACAGTATTTTTATTCAGCTGCCGGGTGCGGATAAAGCGCTGGATACGGCGGACGACAAAAATGTTCTTATCGATGGCGGAGGCCAGTCTCTCGCCGCCAGTTCTCATCTTGATAATTTTCTTGATTATCTGGGTGTTACGACGATAAATCATATGGTGCTGACTCATCCGCATGATGATCATTACGCCGGCTTAAACCTTGTGCTGAATAATTATACGGTTGATAATTTTTATTGCACGGGAACGATTGAACAGAATACGGTTCAGACCGCTCTTAACAGTCAGGCATCGTGCACGGTGTATAAAATGTCGGATTATTCCGTCGGTTCTTATTTGAGCGGCCCGGCGACGAATGTTGGGACCGCGTGGGACCCCAATGTTGTATGTAAGGTGCTTGCGTTTAATAACGCTGCGTCCGATAATGACCGCTCACTTGTTCTAAAAATGAGTCTTGGTGAAAGTTCTTTTCTGTTCGGTGGAGATGCCACGGTATCGGTAGAATCGGTGATATCAAGTTCTGAGGGGCCGATTGATTTTTATAAAATGCATCATCACGGTTCTTCGGCCACGAGCAATGATACGACTTTTCTTTCGTGGCTTGCCCCGTCTTATTCTATGCTCCCCACAGGGGGGCGCAGCGCGCCGCCGCCGGATGCCACGGCGATAAGCAGGGTGATAGACATAGAGTCCATTATCTATAGAACAGATTTGGACGGCACTATTCTCGTGAAAGCGGATGAAAAAGGAAATTTTGATATAACGAGAATGACGGCTTTTGGCGGTGATAAAGCCAGCCATAATCCCGCGTCTTTCCCCGGTGATTCTTACGGTACTTTTGATTTGAGCGCCGGCATGCCCTATGTTTTGGCGCCTCCGGCGCTGCCATCGGGGCTTTCTGTTCTCGCGCGCGGGCGACATGAGGTCACCCTCGACTGGACTTATGATCTTTCCGGTTCCATAGAAGGTTATTATGTTTTTTATTCCACTTATCAGGGCGGTGATCCCGGGGCGAATATAGCGGGTGGGGCCTGGAAAAACGCGGGGATGTCTGCTGAAACCGGTATATATCAAAGGTATAATTCCACGCCAATCACAAATCATCCTTACTCTCTCACGGGGCTCGCTTCGGATATGCCATATTACTTCCGTTTGTCCGCTCTCACCACATATTATTATGAGAGAAGATATTCTAACGAGGCGTCCACCACAACGCTTCCGCCGTGGCGGCCGCTTACCATCACCACGCTCAGCGGCATGGCGTTAAACGGCGAGGGTGATATAAACCTTTCATGGCTGGCGCCGTCAGTATCCACCGAAAATCCCACAGGCGCCTGTTCCCGTTACAGGGTGATTTACGCGTCATATTCTTTCTCGGCTTTTGACAGCCCCTACACTTTTGAAATCACTTATGCCGCCCCCGAAGCCTTTGGTATAGATTTTTCCACGGCACAGCCGAAAAATCCGGGGCAAAATGAAAGTTTCTGCATAAAAAATATTCCCGACGGCAAGAAATATTTTGCCGTATTCGGAGAAAATGAATATGGGGAAAAAAGCGACATTTCGAATATCAGCTCTTTTACCGTTACGGACAGCTTGCCACCCGCGTTTATTTCGGATACAAGTGTCTTGAGGACGGGCTCAGACGGGATTTATCTCACATGGACAATGCCCGGCGATAACGGCACCGAGGGAGCGGTGTCGTCATGTCAAATTATCTATGCGGAAAACAGTTATTTTTCGCCCGCTTCAACCATAGCAATTTCGGGAACCGGGTTGACCAGCGGCTCTAAAAACCGGACGCTTAGTTTGTTGAGCGAATATACCCGCTATTGGATCAAAGTGCAGGCTGCCGATGAGGCGGGCAACATTTCGTCGTCAACAATTGTTTCATGCTACACGGGAACGGGCTTTATAAACACGCCGTCGTTTTCGGATTCAGTGAGCGTTTCAACATCACCGTCGCTGGATGTGACATTCAAAATAGAAATAGACACGGTGACAGCCGGCTCTCCGTCAAATTGTGTTGAGTTATGGGACACGAGAGATAATCTCGGCGTCTCAGCGCTCACGAAATTAGCTACGAATCAATATCAGGTGACGGCCTCAAGCGACAGCAGGGGTTTTAGCGTGTCGCCGGGACTTGATTTCAATCACAGATATCGGCTGGTCGTATCCTCATCGCTGAAAGACATTGACGGCAAAGAAATGATCAGCGCCACGGTCTATTATTTTGTGACTGTCTGTTCGCCGTCAGAGGATAATATTTTCATCGGAACCGACGGTTCGTCGGTGACGGTGGCGGCAGGGCAGTTTTCATCACCCGCCTCAGTCAGTTTTATTTCGACTTTACCTGCAAACTTGAATCCGTCTCAGTCGGCCGCTTATGATTCGCTGGCGGCGACATACACTGTGACCGGCGCGGCGGTAAGGGGCTTTACGGTAGCCCCCGGCACCGTGACGGCGGTGATTCCCGTTTCCGGCGGTATTCCATATGTATATAACAGCGATACTCTGTCTTTTGAGAAAGCGGTGTCCTATATTTTAAACGGCGAGGTCGTTTTTGAAGCGGAGAGCCCGGCGGTGTGGCTTTTTGTCACGCGGGATTCTTTCACCGTGAAGAAATCCGCCGGCGTTTATGCTTATCCTGTCCCTGCTACGGGGAATAAAATAACTTTTACGAATCTCGGCTCTTCCGCCGAGATATCAGTTTTTACGATATCGGGAAAATGCGTTCTGAGGGAAAATGTCACTCCGGATCCGGTAAACGGCGAATGGGTCTGGAATTTTTCGCAGGTCTCGCCGGGACTTTATTTATGGGCTGTTGACGGAACCAGCAAGGGTATGCTGATGATTAAAAGATGA